The Arachis ipaensis cultivar K30076 chromosome B05, Araip1.1, whole genome shotgun sequence nucleotide sequence TAATCGGATAATCCTATAACTACGTTTTTTAAACATATTCTTTGGTGAATATACAATTACGcttaaaaaagtaaaaaacataCTAATAATTAAAGATATGGCTTTGATTTTTAAATCTTGTGCAGTTGTGTCACGCTTTTGAAGATATGGCTATGATTTTTAAACGTGTTACACAAACTAACCACCCTAGCTAGGTAGCTAGAAAAATGTATATCACTCTATGCTTAGGAACTCTCTTGTTGGTATAGTCGCTGCTAGGACCATTAAAATGGACCAAACTCATCGGGCTAACCTGTTTATCTATTTAAATAGGCgggttttgtttttaaaattaagtCCGTTTAAATTTCGGACTAAATGGGCTGAGTCCGATTAACTCGCAAAAAATGGCGGGTTAAACGGGCTAGCCCGCAGactaaacaataaaataataaacgGACTGACCCGTTTAATCCACGAGCTGACTATAAATGGTTCGAATTGAAAAATTATAGCCCGCAAATAAAGCGGACTTAAACGATGTAACCCATTTAACCCATAAATTTATTAGGCCGAACCTAAATAGACTGGGCTAACCTGTTTGACAGCCCTAGTACTCACTGCTGCTCAATAAATACCAAGCAAGAGCTAACAGCCTAACACAAAGATTGCAAAGAAAACGAGAGATGAGTTATCAAATAATTTGAGAATAAAAGAGTTGTGGATTTCCTCGCCCGTATAGTAGTAATTAATAAGGTAAGAACAACTAACCTCACATTTTTGGCGGTCTTGACATATCACTCGATTatacatataattttaatttattatattattataaggNNNNNNNNNNNNNNNNNNNNNNNNNNNNNNNNNNNNNNNNNNNNNNNNNNNNNNNNNNNNNNNNNNNNNNNNNNNNNNNNNNNNNNNNNNNNNNCTAAAAGCAAGAaatataattcataattttctttatatatattatattatataagaCTAACTCGTGAACTAGTCAAAACAATTCGTATACTTTTGGTAtacttaaattttgaaattaagccaaattatttatttattaaagagcCAATCAGCCAAGCTATTATTGGTGCTCAATTATTATTTGGGTGCACATAAAATATGCTCTGTTAGATTTATTTATACTAATCTTTTAAGAGATTAATATTAACATCATATTCACCAGAGAAATGATAatgttatattttataaaaaaaaaaatagcagtGATGTTGTCACTATATCACTTAAATTTCagcaattatatataataaaaatagagtaAATTATATCATTGTTTTAATCcttaatatttatttaagattatattttaattttgtcacTAATATTTAAAACGtcatatttttatgataaatattttattttaatcttctgatcaaaattaaaatattttcttttcaaatactatttttttttattgttattttattgttattattctatCTATTTTCACTCTCAAATCACTACAATAATTATTATGACCACTACAATTACGATTTTTGTTGTTATCTATAAAAAAATCACAATGGACAAAAAGGGTATTTTTAGaagaaaaatttaattttaaccaaaaaattaaaataaaacgaaataaaatgTTTCGTATAAAAATAAGATGTTTCGAATAAAATTAACTTGCCTTAAATATTAGGGACTAAATTATTTTACTCTAAAAAATATCATTGTCATGAAACTACTTCTCCTAAAAATAAGGTGATAAGAGGAAGCAACATGAATGATTTTTTTTGGTGACAAGCAACatgaatgattatatctctaatacgcTCCCTCAAAAAATAATctcttttgaatttgtttaattttttacatagattttcttttctctttttatttactttatactattttttttatcttttgccATTCACCAAAAATCAAACTCTAGACTTTTGGAACATAAAACTCCAAAACTATATCATAAAACTACTTCTCACAAAAGTTTAAACTGATAAAAAAggataatataaattattatatctctaatatatGCAAAATCAATTAATCTTAAGTGATAATGTCATATTGGTGTAATTTAGTTTTCttactttaaaattttaatttgcaAGTTTTTATGAAAACtgcataaaattatatataattcaaTTTGATAATCTTAAAAATTATTGTCTTGCATTTATAAAATTTGGATTATTATATAAAGTACATAAATCGTCCATCTTGCAGAGATATATTTTGTTATGGCAACTGCGAGCTTTTCAGATACTGCTCACGATGCAAAAAGgtatgacaaacaaattaaaactaCCAATACATGTAAACCTAGCTAGTATGCTTTTTTGTTGTTATATATTTGTTTTAACCATCAAAAGCTACAAAAatgaatattaattaatatatagatACGAGATATATGACGATATATATGCACAAAATATTTCAATTATACGCACAACACACACACTAACGATACTATTGATGACCACTTAGTTTTTATCTACTTTTAGTAATATATtataaagagtttaattttgatgtactgacAGTGTAAAACGTTTTATACGATCGTGCAATCACATTCGTTTTTTTAAATGACCATTTATATACGATCAatataaaagataattatttttattaatgtggcgttatataattaaatatacatataaaaatttttacactaactataatgtatcaaaattaaattcatattataTAACATAATTATAGGATTCAGGATTTATTAGAATATTTTGagtttaaagtttaaaatttaatGAAATAATAATGATGTTTTAagggccaatgagtaatagctcaaatggtatagtctctccatactcaattaagaggttgcgggttcgagtctcctatctttagtaaaaaaaaaataatgatgttTTAGGGAGAAAAAAAAGGTGAGACAgataaaaaaatcatttttaaaaagtTGGCTTAATTGATAATATTGGCAAATTGAAAATTAATTCCCTGTTGAGATTGATatataataaagggtaattaaagtatttttttgtccttgaaatttgtaagaattttaaaaatatttttaaattttattttgttttaaatttgttacagaaattttcaatttatattaaatataattttgacggttaaattttcaaaaatttaagactaatctaacaataatgcataaaaatAATGCTTGATTTTTTTGTGTTGAGGATTgttgttcttataaaattgttgttgaattggtcttaaattttttgaaaaattagccatcagtggtatatttaatgcaaataaaaaacttttggaataaaattgaaacaaagtaaaacttaaggatatttttaaaatttttgtcaaactttaaaGACAAAAAATACACTTTacctataaaaaataattaaaaaaaaatctaattaaactcataaattattattaatcatTATTATATTTCATACCAAGATTGTATTGCTCTGTACCTTAAAATTTATGCAGACTTGAAGGAAAGGTGGTTTTGATTACCGGTGGTGCTAGGGGCCTTGGTGAGTGCATGGCAAGGATGTTCTGCAAACATGGCGCCAAGGTTGTGATTGCCGACATTCGAGATCAACAAGGACTCGCACTCCAAGATACCATAGGAGTTGAATTCGCAACCTATGTACATTGTGATGTAACTAAAGAAGATGATGTGGAAAATGTAGTTAACATAGCAATATCAAAGTATCAAAAGCTAGACATAATTGTGAACAACGCTGCAGCAATAGATGATTATCGTAATCCTAGCATTATAAACAATGATGTGTCCGAATTCGAGCGCGTTCTTAGGGTTAACCTCACAGGACCTTTCTTGGTAATCAAGCATGCAGCTAGAGTGATGATTCCAGAGAAAAAGGGTAGTATTGTAAATGTAGGGAGTGTAAGTTCAAGCGTTGGAGGGATTGCAACTCATGCATACACAAGCTCCAAACATGGCTTAATTGGACTCACAAAGAATGCAGCTGCTGATCTTGGCAAATTTGGGATAAGAGTGAATTGCTTGTCTCCTTACTTTATTGCAAATGATGCAGCTAAAGAGTTCTTCAAACTTGATGAGGAAGGGTGCTTAAATGTTTATTCCAATCTTAAAGGTGTTCATTTGATGGAAGAAGATGTAGCACAAGCTGCAGTGTACTTGGCTAGTGATGAATCCAAGTATATTAGTGGTCATAATCTAGCCGTTGATGGTGGTTTTACTACAATCAATCCAAtttttggtgtgttctcacaatCTTAAATTGGAATCTTCAATTCATAGTAATCTCTTTTATGAAATATATATCTTTCTAATGTCGTTCTGATGAGTCAGTCAATAATGTAATAACTGATTCACTCTTCCTATGAAATCTTTATTGTCTCTGCTTCCAGCTgcttaatatatatacatattttctGGCACTAGGTAaactttatgttttctttttgacAAAAACTCCATTCATTGTTTTTGCTGCACAACAATAGTGTTACTATGCTATCTGACTATTCCTCTTCAACAAAATCTGCTCTAGTTTCTATTGCAGAAAAACTTAATGATAACAACTATAATACTTGGAAGCATTAAGCATGGCTTACTATTCAACTTCTTAGTATGGAAGATCACATGAATGCTTCAAAAGCACCTTCAAAATTCAATCCAAGCTCCAACAATGTGCTGCCTCTACTAGCACAACACCTGGTGAGACTTCTCAAAAGAGTTCAAATCCAACCACAACAAAAGAATCTACAAAGTATCAACAATGGTACCAAAATGACTTGGCCCTCACCACTTGGCTTATGGCTTTAATGACAAATAACTTCAAGAATAAGATTCTTCATTGCACTACCTTTGCTGATATTTGGAATACCATGGTGAATTACTTTTCTATAACCTCTACAACTTGTGTTCAAAGTCTCAAGGCTCAACTTAAATTTCTTTAAAAAACTGGTTCTATTTTTGAGTATTTGAACAAGATCCGCAAACTTGTGGATTCTTTGCTTGCAATTGGATACAAATTGCAAGATGATGATTATATTCAATCAAATATAGATGGTTTATCCGAAGAGAATAGTGGATATATAACTTCTATTATGTCAAGACTAGGCACTTATAGTGTTAGCGAAGCAGAATCTTTTCTAGTTGCATTCGATGATATGCTCGAGCGTTTTAAAACTCCATTTCAAGGTATGGCTATGGCTAATTTCTCACAAACTTTTTACACCAACGTTGGATGAAGAAGCTCAACAAGACGGGGTCGTAGAAGCAGATCTCAAAGAGGAGGAAGGTTTTCTTGGAACAATCACAGGCCTTTTTGCCAACTCTATGGCCACAATGGACATGTTGTTTGGAATTGTTTCTTTTGATTTGATCAACACTTTAACCTaattcatcttcatcctcatcacaaGCAATACCAATTCCATACTCCAACATTGTTCCTCCACCACCCTCTTCATCTTTCCACCAATCTCAGGCTTACCTTACAGCACCTTTCTCTCTTAATGCTTCAGCTTGGCTGCTTGATTCAGGTGTAAGCCATCATGTGACTAATGATCCAAGcaatcttctttcttctcttaacTCTAACCGTGATTATGACCATCTCTTCATAGGTAATGGAACAGTTATTGTTATTAAAGATTCTGGCACTTCATGTTTAATTGACAAAAATAATGTTTATTATAAATTACTTAATCTTTTTTATGTGCCTGAAATAACCAAAAATATTCTAAGTGTGTCCAAGTTTGTAGAAGataattgtgtttttttttttttaattctggtCTAAGCACTGCCTTATTCGTGATCAGGTATCTCGAAAACTCCTTTTTTAGGGAACTTCTAAAGATGGCATTTATGCCTTTGATATCTATGTCCCTAAACCTTTACCTTCGATGCATAATAATTCTAATTTCTTGTATTCTAAATAATGTAACTCATCTACCTATAGTTCCTTACATACTAAGACTAGCTTCAATATTGAGAATAATTGTAAGCCCTCCAATTGTAATGCAAACATTCAATCCAcatcaataaataaaaataatttgtgtATGCCTCAAACTTCTGATTCAAGTTTTATTAATCTTACTACTCTTGCTCCTATTAAGTCTGATATATCTATTAAAACTCTTTTATCTGCAAATATGTTGAATACAAATTCTATTAATCTTTGACACCAATGGTTGGGTCATACAGCTATGCCTAATATTCTAAGAGTCTTAAGACAGTGTGGTGTTTCCATTTCtaataaaaatttaacaaatgCTATCTGTGAATCTCTTAGATCAGAACCCtctgtatcaccatacacttcagaATCCTCATTAGTATGTCCATCATCTCAAATTCTAATCCAAAATATTGAGATATGCTTACTACTACCACCACCTAGCACTACTACTAATACACATTCCATGACTATAAAATTAAAGTCTATTAGACAACCTCTCCAAATTCTCACTACTTCAATAACTTCAGAATTATCAGAACAAATTTTAAAAGTTGTCACTCAAGTTTTAGCCAATCCTAACTGAAAAGCAGTTatggataaaaaattttaagtccTCATGCAATGCAAAATTTGGAATTTAGTGATACAACTACCCACTGCAATCATCATTGGTTGCAAGTGGGTGTTTGCTGTAAAGaagaacaataaagaaaaggtttgCTGTAAAGaagaacaataaagaaaaggtgaTGAGATATAAAGCAAGACTTGATAGAAAAGATTTTCATCAAACTGAGAGTGTGGACTATGATAACATTTTTAGTCCAGTAATTAGACCCTTCATTGTCAGAATTATATTAACAATTACTCTTTAAAATGGTTGGCCATTGAGGCAATTCAACTTCAACAATGCATATTTCAATGGCAAATTGAATTAACAAGTTTACATGCACCAACCTGAAGGCTACTCTCATCCAAATACGTCTTTGGTCTGTAAGTTGAATAAAGCTTTGTATGGTTTgaaacaagctccaagagcttagTTTCTAATCCTTATTATCACTTTAAACCAGTTTGATTTCATTAATACTAAGTCTGATGTATCTCTTTTTGTGAGAAAAAATCTTTAATTCAGTTGTTTACCTTTTAGTCTATATTGATGATATTGTACTTACagaaaacaataaacaagaaattgaagttttgatCAAACAATTAAATACTATTTTTCCTCTTAAAGATCTGGGagcttttaattattttcttgatTTAGAAGCTAACTACTTATCTGATGGCAAGATCTTATTATCTCAACAAAAGTATACTCATGAAATTCTTAAGAAAGCTTCAATGCTAGAAACAAACCCAGTGCCTACTCCTATGTTCTCTAATTAGAAATTATTTCTTAATGATTTAGAACTATTTGAAAATCCCAAATTATATCGCTCTGTTAGTTATTGGAACTTTACAATATCTCACTACAACAAGACTCGATTTATTCTTCTCCATTAATAAATTGTCATAGTTCATGCATGTCCCAACTCTTCTGCCTTAGAAAGCTACAAAATGAGTTCTTAGATATCTAAAAAGTACAGTACATCATGGATTAATCTTCAATAAGTGCACTGATTTCAGACTTTTGACTTTTGCAGATGTAGATTGGGGTGATGATATGGATGACTGCAAATTAGTCACTGATTATTCTATTTACTTGCGTCTACTCTGTCTGAACTTATTTCTATCACATAATTGTTGCAAGAATTTCAGATTCCTCATCCTTTTTCCCAACAATCTATTATAATAATTTGAGTTCTTGCCAATTAGCTGCTAACCCTGTCTTACACAACCGTTGTAAGCATTTAGAACTTGACTTATATTTTTTTAGACATATGGTAAATCAAAAATTTTTCTATATTATTCATATCTCAGCACAAGATTAAATTGTCGATATACTAACAAAGTCCCTCTATCACATTATTTGCAAAATTTCAATCCAAATTTAGAATAAGTAATGCATCCACTCTAAGTTCGAAGGAGAGTATTAAGGATAATCATATAAATAAGTCGACTAGTTAGTTAGAATTATATTATTGAGTAGGTAAAGTTTGTTATTCCACTTAAAAAAATCTATTCCTGTACATTGCTCTGTATATATATCGATTCATCATATTGCGTTAGGTCTTTGCTCTCATTTTCTCTACTCTAATTTGGTCAATAGTTATATACATATAATTCATATTCCAAGAGATGAATGAAAGAAGCATATTATACAcaacaaatatatataatatatataataactaCAACATAACTTTATCCCCCACACTAAGTAGGATTAGTTACATAACTCAATCGATAGTATACTGTTTTATCATATAGCATTATATATTGCTTTACTTTATATGAGCACAAGATTTTGGATATAAGTTAAAACCTTTAacctttatccttttttttttctcacttaACCTTCACCCGCCAGAGCTTATTAGAGCTTATATCTTGAGTTTAATAATTATAATCTGCTGGCAGTTATGATTGGAGAATGGGATCTTAAAGGAAGTTGTAAAGGCTCCCATGTATCGTCAATGATATTTGTAAAGTGCTGATCCACCATTTCTTCACTAACCAACTCTAGCTTTGAAGGCTCCCACtagttcaaaaataaaaaaagtatgaaaaaattaaaatatatattatttagctTAATAAGGAGTACAAGAAATATTATGCAAGTAATTATTTATATCTAATAGATAAAATTAATATCACTTTTACCTTAGGCTTGTTGTCTTTATCAAACAGCTTTGCTCTTGAACCCTATTCACCAAAAGTTTTAATTTCAATATAATTTGCCAAagataaaaagagagaaaatcatTAGGAGGCAAATAATAAAGTCAATCTCAATCTCTTCATATATATTAGTTCATATTGATTAAATAATAATCCCGgaactatttatttatttgctaAAGTTTCTTAGCTTTATTCAGaggaaaaaatatttatttaaatatttaattaccTCGTAGAAATTATTGCTTACTGTTCTTCGATTGAGGTGGCAAGCAATGTTATAATCCCTGTAAAGACATTCTTCAATGTTTTGTATTCTGCCTTTTCTGATCTGAAAAACATCAATGCATACATAGAGATAGattagtgcaaaaatttgcaatatcgatgaattttaatttagatatattattattttatatatacttaCAGATTTTAAAAAGATCTTGAGACTCATGGGACATGAAAAACGCATAGAGTTTAATGCATTTGTTATCCACTTTTCTTCTGCTCCGTTTTCTAATTCATTTTcctatataaataattttaaaaattataattccattccaattttttaaaataacagaTATATAATTATGggtataataaataatatatatacttaCCAAGGATTGAATTATATCTTCCACTGTCCCTTTTGAGAAACATTTGTTTATAATCTCCAATCTTTTTTTCATAGTGATGAGAACAGGATTAATTAGTTGAAATGCATTATTATTAGTCAATTATATCAAATAGCAcacatatataataatatatttcttAATTAAAAGAAGAACAATAATATTCTTAATGACGTAATAATTAATTACCTCTTGAAAGGGCTATCCTGTTTCACAGTTGGTTTCTCTGTGAAAGTTTCTATTAAAGCAGCAACCGTTGATACATTTGAAGAAGTAATAGCTTGTAGGGCATTTTCCAATGCATTAAGCTTCTAGTACGtagaatgaaaaacaaaaaaaatacgtTTAATTAGTCCGTTAATtttatagtttcgcgaaattttcaattaggtccctatatttttttttcttttaattgagtccttgtactaattttttttaattgggtccctacacttttttttttcttttatttaaatccctataccaattcttttttctttagttggatccctataaaattaagccaattaatactaagagggacttaattgaaaaaaaaaattagtgcagggacccaattaaaaagaaaaaaaaaatatagggacctaattgaaaatttcacgaaactatagaaaacaacagagtaattaaaccaaaaaaatatactaataaatatatggttacattattatGAATCCAATAATAGGAAAAtctttcattatatatatatattaccgtGGAATGGACGAAATGTGTAGCTAATCCACATGCTGCCATTTCTATTCCATCCAAACGAGTTTCAGTTAACCCTAAATATTCCCCTGCAAATAATAATTtggtaaaacaaataaaaaattatattgattCATTAATAAggtcatttttaataaaaattaagaattaataataataataataataataatagtagtagtagtagtgttGTTTAAAGGTTTGAACAATTAGTGTTGTTTAAAAGGGAGGGATAATGTTTTAATATTATTCAAACCATCAAATGACATATCATTTAGTACATTCTTTAACGCTAAAATACGTACGACATTATTTTATTATGTCCAGTTTGATAATATTTCAGCTATGTCACTAACGACATTAAATTCTgacaatagaaattaaaatacatGAAAAATTATATTGGTGCCGTTTTTAAATTTAGAAATCAAATTATAACAATTGAAACATTAGAAACTAAATCAACGTAATTcgctaattttaaaaattaaaataggatTTAACTCCTAGTTTATGATATCAAATACTGCTAAACATGATTTTATTCTTGTTATATTATTGACAAATTTTTTTGCTGAAATTGATCTTATTAGCTAGAGAAGCATACAGCTTTTTCAGTTACAATTCTGAAGGTTGTGTTCATGGAAAGACCCGCTCCTCCTCCCATGACCACTCCATTAATCACAGATACCTGTTTTCAACAATTGAAAAAATATAGAGTgtaataataattaagaattataaaatgatatttaatttgaaaattttaatttttaattattattatagctAGGGAATGCAAACTTACTAGAGGCTTTTTGTAGGTTGCTGCCAAATGGTCCAAAATGAGTTGTTTACCATAAAATTTCATAGGGTAAGTCCAGTGTCCTAGTTAGATTAAAAGTAAGGGTTACAAATTAGAATATATAATCTCTTGATAAATTTAAACTACATAATACATGATAAACATAATTATCACATTTGCATGTAAAATTGATTTATCTGACTATTTACAAGAAAATATCTAGTTTATTTCTATATGTTGTATACAAAGTAGGTAGTTAAAATTGAAATTTCATAAAATTTTGGAATAAATGAAAAATGACAATTGCTTTAATTAAAATTGTAATTTTATACCTATGAGTGAGCAAGAAATTAGTGATACTACATCACCTCCGGCACAAAATCCTTTTCCATTTCCCTAATTAACATTGGAAAAGAAATTCAGAACATATAAGATATAAGTtcaccaatatatatatatatatactgtttagtttaaattataaaagcaaacataataacaaaattattaataactaagaaagtgCATATACATTTTAAATGGCACTTTAATTACCTTCAATATTACAAGTTTAACTGACGAATCATTCTCATACATCcttaaattctttaaaatttgagAAACCTGCAAAAATTAAAGTTGACCTTCCTCATTACCCTTATTATATTTATTGTTTATATATGATAATAGTTCCAAAAAGTTGCTACGAAAAAACAAGtatgaaaataaatattttagtttaattGATGAAGGATTAGAAATCACAGACAAAAAATTAGTTCCCAAGTATTGAGGTCAAATAAAGGGAGAGTGCGCAAATTAAAATCACTTTCGTGCATTATAGTATGAATTTCAATTAACCACCGATTgctataaattattaaaaaaataaaaatagtattcACACTTGATCCTATTATAAAGGATGCAATGtaatatttaaattattgatACACAAACATATATCATTACGTTTGTATTGTTAATTAAAGTAATTTATTTTAGCATATATTATTATAAGGAATCACTTAGATAAAGACACCTAATAAAAcgtttttttttaagatattttttaataattaaaatttaatacatataatcgaTTAAGCGGTGCTATTTTTGTTATAATTAGGCGTTCAAAATTTAATTCACTATTTTTTcggttaaattaatttatttggactaatttagacaaaaataatacacggtttaattgattatatgtgttaaattttaattactagaaaacatctttaaaaaaagatgtttcaGACGTCTTTATTTGAGTGGCACGCATTATTATATTATGTTATGAGTTAATTTTATATTATCTGAAAGTTTTTTCTCTTATTaatataaatatgtatatatgtattttttttatttatgaaattgAATTAATTGAGTTATATATTAAATAAGTTGTGTGCTTATTTTTTTTANNNNNNNNNNNNNNNNNNNNNNNNGGCTCTTTAAAAATAAAGTGCATTTTTGACTTAgcgaactaaattaaaataaattcttaGCTACTTTTTATCATAATAAAAATTGTTAATCTCACTGAAATTAGTGACCCAAACCACGTCTTGGCATGGATTACTTACCATTTCAAGGTTAAGGGCATTTAACTTGCGAGGCCTATTTAGTATCACTAGCTTCACAGAAGAATTTCCTGCGAAAAGTACCTGCAAGGagacatatatataaatattcatATAGTTGAattatttattgttatttttgcatgcttcttatTACAGAATTCATAATTGTACTTACACTTCTATAGTCTATAAATATAGTTGAgtcttatatattttttaactgaaaatattttatataagaaaaaaaaagctaGCTGTTCTTGTACATATATATAATTCGTAAATTCATAATAACATTGTAGTAAACCATTATTACTGTTGCAATAGTATTTAaatgtaaattttaattaaaatagcaTTTAAGTGCTTAAatttatatttgaatttaaaaaacattttttctttttttaaacagTAAA carries:
- the LOC107644695 gene encoding secoisolariciresinol dehydrogenase-like; protein product: MATASFSDTAHDAKRLEGKVVLITGGARGLGECMARMFCKHGAKVVIADIRDQQGLALQDTIGVEFATYVHCDVTKEDDVENVVNIAISKYQKLDIIVNNAAAIDDYRNPSIINNDVSEFERVLRVNLTGPFLVIKHAARVMIPEKKGSIVNVGSVSSSVGGIATHAYTSSKHGLIGLTKNAAADLGKFGIRVNCLSPYFIANDAAKEFFKLDEEGCLNVYSNLKGVHLMEEDVAQAAVYLASDESKYISGHNLAVDGGFTTINPIFGVFSQS
- the LOC107644694 gene encoding 3-hydroxyisobutyryl-CoA hydrolase 1 isoform X2, with amino-acid sequence MALMSFKFDTQPINQVLSAGNSAVKLVILNRPHKLNSLNYEMVSQILKNLRMYETDSSVKLVILKGNGKGFCAGGDVVSVISSSLTGHWTYPLKFYGKQLILDHLAATYKKPLVSVINGVVMGGGAGLSMNTTFRIVTEKAVFAMPETYIGFFPDVGASYFLSRLPGYFGEYLGLTETRLDGIEMAACGLATHFVHSTKLNALENALQAITSSNVSTVAALIETFTEKPTVKQDSPFKRLEIINKCFSKGTVEDIIQSLENELENGAEEKWITNALNSMRFSCPMSLKIFLKSIRKGRIQNIEECLYRDYNIACHLNRRTVSNNFYEGSRAKLFDKDNKPKWEPSKLELVSEEMVDQHFTNIIDDTWEPLQLPLRSHSPIITASRL
- the LOC107644694 gene encoding 3-hydroxyisobutyryl-CoA hydrolase 1 isoform X3 codes for the protein MALMSFKFDTQPINQVLSAGNSAVKLVILNRPHKLNSLNYEMVSQILKNLRMYETDSSVKLVILKGNGKGFCAGGDVVSVISSSLTGHWTYPLKFYGKQLILDHLAATYKKPLVSVINGVVMGGGAGLSMNTTFRIVTEKAVFAMPETYIGFFPDVGASYFLSRLPGYFGEYLGLTETRLDGIEMAACGLATHFVHSTLNALENALQAITSSNVSTVAALIETFTEKPTVKQDSPFKRLEIINKCFSKGTVEDIIQSLENELENGAEEKWITNALNSMRFSCPMSLKIFLKSIRKGRIQNIEECLYRDYNIACHLNRRTVSNNFYEGSRAKLFDKDNKPKWEPSKLELVSEEMVDQHFTNIIDDTWEPLQLPLRSHSPIITASRL
- the LOC107644697 gene encoding probable 3-hydroxyisobutyryl-CoA hydrolase 3 gives rise to the protein MALSFKFDTEPINQVLFAGNSSVKLVILNRPRKLNALNLEMVSQILKNLRMYENDSSVKLVILKGNGKGFCAGGDVVSLISCSLIGHWTYPMKFYGKQLILDHLAATYKKPLVSVINGVVMGGGAGLSMNTTFRIVTEKAVCFSS